In Leishmania donovani BPK282A1 complete genome, chromosome 28, the genomic stretch CATACAGAAaggctgcgccgtcgcttGCACCGGTGCAACTTGCTCCTCCGTTGTCGGCTCCTACCCTGCATGATGGCGCATTGGCAGGACAGGTCCTGAGTGCAGCCGAGGGCAGGAAAGCACTTGACGGCATCGTCCGCAGCGGCTCTCATGCCCAACCTCCACAACCCGCTTCGCCTTCCTCCGCTTGCATGATCTCGAAGGGCGGCAACAGCGGTTTaggtagcggcagcggggtgAAGCCGCGCTTGGTGGCAAAGGTGTCGGGTGTGCAGCGGGCAACTGCGTTCCTCAGCGCCATCGACCCGACAGAGCTGCATCCCCACCCTctgcgcggtgccgctcgaTCCATCACcaaggacggcagcggcggcagctccagctccgATCCCGACAGCCTTGGCGGCAGTTTCAACAACGCcgagacggaggaggaaagaGCAGTGCTGGATGGAATGTCGCGTGCGCTGGGCACCGGTGCCGATGGGTGCGATACTCTGCGCAATTTCACGATACGCGTTCCGAGCTCCAGTGCTTTTGAAGCGCCCGCTAACACGCACGTCGGCGGCCTTGCTAGCGCCGCCACACAAAGTACGTCTGCACCAGCGGTCGCTAACAccacaagcagcagcgatccCGACGCCATAGTGGCTACAGATGCCGTTGCCTCCGATCACCCTCATTTCTCTAGCACAATCCCTCGTGCGCCAGTCGGCAAGGCTGTCTCTCAGCTCACGCCGCAGCAGTTccagcaccgacgccgccaacCCTTCGCCGCCGACTTTTCTCTTCGATACCGGCGGCAGGAGAACTTCCTCAAGTCGCTCGGCACTAGCATGAAGCCTACCAagcggcatcgtcgtcacaacagcagcagcagcagcagctcctcttcctccagccgcagccgcagtgaGATTCAGCGCAGTGCGGCCTCGCCGATGAACACCAGTGGCGCTACTGCGGCCGGCGGCCTTGGCACGGGTGCTAGTGGCGCTAGGCAGGATGCCGGGGCATCCGCTGCGAACGGTGGCCTCACCACCGCTGGTGGTGACATTTCCGGCACCACGTTAAACGGTGGTGTCACCGGCGCTGGCGGGGAGTCGAatctgctgccgtcgcaggggcaccggcaccgcatCAGCTGCAATAGCGGGGGCAAGCCGCCACTGCAGGTCCACGAGCTTGTGAAAAGGGAGGGCCagcgggtgcggctgcggtggatCTACGGTGAtgttcagcagcgccgctcgtcctcgtcgtcgtcttcgtcctcTTCGAGCAGCCGCTCTTCTGGATCGCGGCAGAGCCGCGGGAAGCGGAGCCCCAAGTGCGGcccaggcggcggcgacggggtCGCTGTGGGAAAAGGGTCACTGCCCGCATATGGCAGAGGTTCGGTTCCTGGCGCCCTCGAGACGGAGTGGAGTGGAACACCGCAGCACCTGTCCAGCACGAGTCACACTCTCGTGCGGTCTTTGTCtttgtcctcctcgtcgtcgtcgtcctctgACGATAGctcgcgtcgtcgccgcacgCGAAGCAAGAAGCGGTGGCAACGGCAGTGGTGGGCGCAGTCGGCTGCCACGCCGATGTCGCTCTGCACCATCTTGACAAAGTTCGAACCACGCGTGACGTCGCTGTGGAAGGAGGACCAAGTGATTCAGCCGTACCGCGGGGAGTCCAACGCGAGTAGCAGCAGGTCCAGCTCATCCTCCAAAAAGcgctcgtcctcgtcctcgtcctcgtcctcgtcttcgtcgtcctTCCTTTCGCACTCACGGGACCTCAACGACGCCGATGGCGAGTATCAAGATTTTGTGGTGAACGGCCAATACCTCGCTGGTAATTACGCGGACCGCCGGCACGTGGCCGAGATGACGAGCGTGGTCGTTAGCTCTAGCTCTTCAGACTCGGGCCTCAGAACGCACTCGTTGTACTCGTCATCCTCCTCAAAGACGCGCTCCGACGGCAGCACCCACAGCcgtcgtggcagcagcaaccgtACCCAAAgccactcctcctcttcttacggcagcagccgcggctcCAGTCGacacagccgcggcagcagtcggagcagtcgcagcagctcacgcagctcctccaacgcgcgccaccgccgccgccatcacaaccgcggcagaggaggcatcatcagcggcgagggcgatATTCGAAGCTACCGTAAGGTCCTCGCGCGGCAACAGTGCCGCAACAACCCTGCCTTCTCGAACGCGTACTTCCTCGACACGGGCAACATCACCGgtggcgagcgccgccgcaagatgatctctctcccctcctaCCGCGTCTCGATGATCTCATTTGTGGACAAGAAGATCCTCAAGAAGGACCTCAACCACAACTTCTATATTCAGCACCCCGAGCTCGAGGTTCGTGATATCAAACTGACGCACCTCCGCAAGATCAAGCACGAGTTGCTGGTCTACGCGCTAGAGGACAACTCCCTGTTGGACCTGACCACCACGGCGTATGCGTACTGGTACTTTGAGCGACTCGTGGTGCAGGGCATGGTGGGCAAGCACAACCGCAAGGAGATCATGGCGGCATGCGTACTGCTCGCCATCAAGTTCCTGGAAACGGGCGACCTCATGAAGAAGATTGCCTACTTCAAGAaccggtggcgccgctttCACAACGTGTCTGGCGTGCACGTCGGAAATGTCAACGCGatgctcggcggcggcggcgctaagggggtggaggaggatgacgaggaggtggtgcacgTGAATTGGAAGaaggtggaggagcaggagtTCCCGGTGTACGTCGGGCTCGACTTTACACTGCTGCCCGACGGGGACGGGCAGGTGATCAAGACGCACATTGaacgcctgctgcagctcatcaATGTGACCTCGCAGGAGTACTATAGCAAGAAGTTCGTTTCACCTGCGTACTTGAACCACTACAACTGCTACAGCAACCTCTACTACTAGTACACGCTTGATGTGTGCCTTGTAGGAGCGCCTCTTCGTACCAGTTGTTGGTCGTCATGTAATGatgagtgtgtgtgcctgtgttgCGTGGCTGTGGTGTTGCATACATTAAGAAGCGGAATATGCCTCCTactcccccctttttttgctccccctctctgcctctctctgtacatatatatatatatgcatatgcatgcatgtgtgtctgggactgtgtgtgtgtggcgacGTATGGATATGTGCATccttcgtctctcttttGTTTGTGTATTGCTCGAGTGGGAAGGTGGCGTCTGACCATGCCGCTCGCGCACGATCTTCCTGCATTCCTGCACCTCCCCGCTCTCCACCCAAAagcctccttctctctgcctcgcctCTCCGCATTTTGGACGCTTCTCTCATCTTTTTCGGGTTGGCATTGCGGAAGGCTTTTGCGTCTCTTTCCCCCCTTCGCCTGTGTGCTACTTCCGTGTGCTGCGGTTGCGGCATGCATCCACGCAACGCACTCCctcacatgcgcacacaggcGAAGGGGGGGTAGGGGGCGCCAGCGATTTTTGTGATAAGCGCTACAGAGGGAGATGGTTGACGACGCGAACGCCGGTGCTTCTGTTGCGGCCGTGAGTGACATCGAAGCCTATTCTGTGTTTTGTCCGCGCCCCCTTCGCTCTGTCCGCCTCGCGACATTCTTGAGGAAAGGGTTGGGAAGAAGCTGGCAAAGGTGATTGCTCATAATGAAGTAGGTGAACGATAGACAGGCAAACAACAACCCATGCCACCGCGATGGCGCTTCTCCTTAGGCTTGTTTGGGGAGACGAATCCCCCCATCTCCCGGGAGGGTGTGCTCGAAGAAGGGAGCCAGGCGGGAaggcggcgcgtgtgtgcgtgctgattcatctccttccctccctaTTATGCGGCAGTGCCGTCGGATACTGCCCGCCCgcctgcgcgtgtctgtgcgtgtctgtggaTTCGCCTTTGTGCCGTGCCTTATTTGTTCATGCTTCTCGCTTCGTtatcctcctccctctgGGTCTCATGATGACGACGTCATGTTTGCGCCggcaccctctcctccctctccctggACTTGATTGCCAGTAGTGGCATGCTAATTGCGAGTTCGGCGCCACGCCAACTTTCACTGCTGTCCATCATCACAACACTGTAGCTTTCCGCCACGGCGGGGAACGTTCGACACGGATAGCGCTGTCAACTCATGTCTGCTGAGCAGCCGGCGAGTGAGCGAATCCCGCTGGTTCGGCGCGCGTGGGAGCGTTGTGTAGCGcgtctccttcccctctcgctTACTGGCACACCGACACCGTCGTCGCGCAGCCTTCGTGATGTGTCGGAGGGGCACTTCCGCCGCTTTATCTACGACCGCTACAcggagccgcagcggcactaCCACACCCTCGAGCATctggaggagatgctggGGCAGCTCGTCACTTATGAAGCAGAGCACGGCTGGCACGGTGCGTGCATACCAGCAATGGTAGAGGAGCCAGTCTCGTCGTCGGCTCCGCCGTCGGAGCTGTTGACAGGCGCGGACAGAGTAGCGTACGAGTGGACTGGCACGGTGCTGCTTCTGTCTGTTCTCTTTCACGACGTTGTCTACGATCCAACCCGCGGCGACAACGAAGAGGCAAGCGCGGCGGTCGCTGCGGAGTTCCTCCAGGAAATGCAGCGTGAGAGCGAGGTCGCCAGCAGCTCttcatcggcagcagcagcggcggtgagtgctgctgcactgaCCAGCGTGGCTGGCGCGTCTGCTCTGCCTTCCGCGAGTGGCGCCACGTGCGCTGAGGATGATGCGAGTCCGCAGCACCCTCCTCGCTACTCGTCTGCCCCGCCGCTTCTCTGGGCCGACGCACAGGCGATTGAGTTTGTACGCAACTCTACGACAACGTACATACTGAAGACGAAGGAGCACCTCTCGGTTGAGCcgaagcagccgctgcacctgccATCCTCTCCCGCAGAGGCTTTCACGTTAGCAGAG encodes the following:
- a CDS encoding cyclin dependent kinase-binding protein, putative; translated protein: MISKGGNSGLGSGSGVKPRLVAKVSGVQRATAFLSAIDPTELHPHPLRGAARSITKDGSGGSSSSDPDSLGGSFNNAETEEERAVLDGMSRALGTGADGCDTLRNFTIRVPSSSAFEAPANTHVGGLASAATQSTSAPAVANTTSSSDPDAIVATDAVASDHPHFSSTIPRAPVGKAVSQLTPQQFQHRRRQPFAADFSLRYRRQENFLKSLGTSMKPTKRHRRHNSSSSSSSSSSSRSRSEIQRSAASPMNTSGATAAGGLGTGASGARQDAGASAANGGLTTAGGDISGTTLNGGVTGAGGESNLLPSQGHRHRISCNSGGKPPLQVHELVKREGQRVRLRWIYGDVQQRRSSSSSSSSSSSSRSSGSRQSRGKRSPKCGPGGGDGVAVGKGSLPAYGRGSVPGALETEWSGTPQHLSSTSHTLVRSLSLSSSSSSSSDDSSRRRRTRSKKRWQRQWWAQSAATPMSLCTILTKFEPRVTSLWKEDQVIQPYRGESNASSSRSSSSSKKRSSSSSSSSSSSSSFLSHSRDLNDADGEYQDFVVNGQYLAGNYADRRHVAEMTSVVVSSSSSDSGLRTHSLYSSSSSKTRSDGSTHSRRGSSNRTQSHSSSSYGSSRGSSRHSRGSSRSSRSSSRSSSNARHRRRHHNRGRGGIISGEGDIRSYRKVLARQQCRNNPAFSNAYFLDTGNITGGERRRKMISLPSYRVSMISFVDKKILKKDLNHNFYIQHPELEVRDIKLTHLRKIKHELLVYALEDNSLLDLTTTAYAYWYFERLVVQGMVGKHNRKEIMAACVLLAIKFLETGDLMKKIAYFKNRWRRFHNVSGVHVGNVNAMLGGGGAKGVEEDDEEVVHVNWKKVEEQEFPVYVGLDFTLLPDGDGQVIKTHIERLLQLINVTSQEYYSKKFVSPAYLNHYNCYSNLYY